Part of the Nitrospirota bacterium genome, GCACCCTCTAGATATTTCTTGCTTTCATTTAATCCAAGCTTGTATATCCATTTATCGAAATCATAATCTTCTCCGACTATTTCTCTTTCCCAAGCATGAGATAGAGGTCCATGTCCTAAGTCATGACATAAAGCAGCAACAGCTATGTCACGAATTACAGAAGAATTTGGGCATAATAAATCAGTTAATAAATTACGACAAGCATGTTCTAATTGTTTTGTAAAGCGAATAGCTAAATATGAAGCTCCAAGAGAATGTACTAATCGTGAATGTTCTGCACCAGGAAATACTAAATGTCCTAGACCTGTCTGTCTAATCCTACGTAAACGTTGAAGCTCTGGAGTCCGTAAAACATTAATTACTACTGTTTCAACGCCATAAAATTCCATCAACCCATGGACTGAATCTTGAACACGAATTCTATTCTTTGGCATAAGATTAATTACACT contains:
- a CDS encoding HD domain-containing protein, which gives rise to MPKNRIRVQDSVHGLMEFYGVETVVINVLRTPELQRLRRIRQTGLGHLVFPGAEHSRLVHSLGASYLAIRFTKQLEHACRNLLTDLLCPNSSVIRDIAVAALCHDLGHGPLSHAWEREIVGEDYDFDKWIYKLGLNESKKYLEGAKWHELVGHAMLLWEDGQLHKLLEQDRMSLAQVNDFLIC